Proteins from a single region of Primulina tabacum isolate GXHZ01 chromosome 5, ASM2559414v2, whole genome shotgun sequence:
- the LOC142546838 gene encoding putative serine/threonine-protein kinase PBL19 has product MKCFYPFKEKTRSRRQNSAPVLKNQNNSDISQTERVTKSSCSAPSPRSIPELYEEKARHLRVFKFSELKQATNNFNRLLKIGEGGFGCVYKASIKPADGNGDPFVVAIKKLNKDGYQGHKQWVAEVQLLGVVDHPNLVKLIGYCAVDGERGIQRLLVYEYMPNKSLEDHLFSLACRSLSWDQRMQIVLGAAQGLAYLHEELEIQVIYRDFKTSNVLLDGDFHPKLSDFGLAREGPTAGRTHVSTAVVGTHGYAAPDYIQTGHLTTKSDVWSFGVVLYEILTGRRSLERGRPKSEQKLLDWVKQHPADSRKFSMIMDPRLENQYSLTAARSVAKLADICLVKNAKDRPKMSEVVENVKKILQISVEESPPTQYLESQTMEEKPEIAMGAAESAKRRFAHLANLSEYVGGGGGGRFMMMQRSKMG; this is encoded by the exons ATGAAGTGTTTCTATCCTTTCAAGGAGAAAACAAGAAGCAGGAGACAAAACTCAGCCCCAGTTCTGAAAAATCAGAACAATTCTGACATCTCACAAACTGAGAGGGTAACAAAATCGTCGTGTTCAGCCCCTTCACCTCGAAGCATACCTGAATTATATGAAGAAAAAGCTCGTCATTTAAGGGTTTTTAAGTTTTCTGAGCTAAAGCAGGCTACTAATAATTTTAACAGATTACTTAAGATAGGTGAAGGTGGTTTTGGATGTGTGTATAAGGCAAGCATCAAGCCTGCTGACGGAAATGGCGACCCTTTCGTGGTCGCCATTAAAAAACTCAATAAAGATGGCTATCAG GGTCATAAACAATGGGTAGCAGAAGTGCAGTTACTTGGTGTTGTAGATCACCCAAATCTTGTAAAACTTATCGGTTACTGTGCTGTGGATGGAGAAAGAGGCATTCAAAGGCTACTTGTGTACGAATACATGCCAAACAAGAGCCTGGAAGATCATCTATTTAGCCTGGCTTGTCGATCCCTTTCTTGGGATCAAAGAATGCAAATTGTTCTTGGTGCAGCTCAGGGATTGGCTTATTTGCACGAAGAATTAGAAATCCAG GTTATTTATCGAGATTTCAAGACATCAAATGTGCTATTGGATGGAGATTTCCATCCAAAACTTTCGGATTTCGGGCTTGCCAGGGAGGGTCCAACTGCTGGTCGGACTCATGTTTCAACTGCG GTCGTTGGAACGCATGGATATGCTGCCCCGGACTACATACAAACCGGCCATCTTACCACTAAGAGCGATGTCTGGAGTTTTGGCGTCGTATTGTACGAGATCCTAACAGGCAGACGGTCTCTAGAAAGGGGACGCCCCAAATCCGAGCAAAAACTGTTGGACTGGGTCAAACAGCATCCAGCAGATAGTCGGAAATTTAGCATGATAATGGACCCAAGACTTGAAAACCAATACTCCCTAACCGCAGCTCGTTCCGTCGCAAAGTTAGCCGATATTTGTCTGGTGAAAAACGCCAAGGACAGGCCGAAGATGAGCGAGGTGGTGGAAAATGTAAAGAAAATACTGCAAATTTCAGTGGAAGAAAGTCCTCCTACCCAGTATTTAGAAAGCCAAACGATGGAAGAAAAGCCCGAAATAGCCATGGGGGCGGCGGAATCCGCTAAGCGGAGATTTGCCCATTTGGCTAATTTGAGTGAATATgtcggtggaggaggtggtgggaGATTTATGATGATGCAGCGGAGTAAAATGGGGTAG
- the LOC142546839 gene encoding rac-like GTP-binding protein 5: protein MSTSTITNSSVNSNATATKFIKCVTVGDGAVGKTCLLISYTSNTFPTDYVPTVFDNFSANVSVDGQTVNLGLWDTAGQEDYNRLRPLSYRGADVFLLAFSLISRPSFENISKKWVPELRHYASSVPVVLVGTKLDLREDKQFKNDYPGAFTISTQQGEELKKQIGAVAYIECSAKTQQNVKAVFDAAIKVVLRPPKLRNQTKYSKACRIF from the exons ATGAGTACCAGCACTATTACGAATAGCAGTGTCAATTCAAATGCCACCGCAACCAAATTCATTAAATGTGTTACAGTTGGTGATGGTGCAGTTGGAAAGACCTGTCTTCTGATATCTTACACCAGCAACACCTTTCCCACC GATTATGTTCCAACTGTGTTTGATAACTTCAGTGCCAATGTCTCTGTGGATGGGCAAACTGTGAATCTTGGCCTGTGGGATACTGCTG GTCAAGAAGACTATAACAGATTAAGGCCCCTTAGCTACAGAGGAGCCGATGTCTTCCTGCTGGCCTTCTCACTTATAAGTAGGCCAAGCTTTGAGAACATTTCAAAGAAA TGGGTCCCCGAGCTAAGGCATTATGCTTCTTCAGTGCCCGTTGTTCTCGTGGGGACAAAACTAG ATTTGAGAGAGGACAAGCAGTTCAAAAATGACTATCCGGGAGCATTCACTATTTCCACCCAACAG ggCGAAGAACTAAAGAAGCAAATAGGAGCAGTAGCGTACATCGAGTGCAGTGCCAAGACACAGCAG AATGTGAAGGCTGTGTTTGATGCAGCGATAAAGGTCGTTCTTCGGCCACCGAAGCTCAGGAATCAGACCAAATACTCAAAAGCATGCCGGATTTTTTGA
- the LOC142544816 gene encoding uncharacterized protein At1g28695-like, with the protein MSCSKFSIADVIVLFSIFFALTLFLLFSSIKPSDYRSLPNPNLEILKDDLQIALENAAMPNKNLIIAIINKAYVEPHENEYPSMFDIFLESLWEGEGTRELLDHLLVVAVDKTAYERCEFRRLNCYRLLVDGGGDDFSAEKLYMSKDFIEMMWRRTSFLLNVLKKGYNFIFTDTDVLWLRNPLTRLSMNETLDLQISTDSFNGNSSSELNNINTGFYYVRSNNRTISLFEIWYDMRKNSTGMKEQDVLEQLVLHGVLDQLGVMPRFLDTLYFSGFCSDSKDVTVVITVHANCCRTIGAKLVDLKTVLRDWKGFKNNENSNNSSNFQWTDHSSCVNSWK; encoded by the exons ATGAGTTGCTCCAAATTCTCCATCGCTGATGTTATAGTTTTATTCTCGATATTCTTTGCATTAACCctttttcttctattttctaGTATCAAACCCTCAGACTACAGATCACTCCCAAACCCAAATTTG GAAATCTTGAAAGATGATCTGCAAATAGCCCTGGAAAATGCAGCAATGCCAAACAAGAATTTGATTATCGCCATTATCAACAAAGCTTACGTCGAGCCTCACGAGAACGAGTATCCGTCGATGTTCGATATTTTTCTGGAGAGTTTATGGGAGGGAGAAGGAACAAGAGAGCTGTTGGATCATTTACTTGTTGTGGCTGTGGACAAGACAGCGTATGAGAGGTGTGAGTTCCGGCGGCTGAACTGTTACAGGCTGCTGGTGGACGGAGGCGGCGATGATTTCTCCGCAGAGAAGCTTTACATGTCGAAGGATTTCATAGAGATGATGTGGAGAAGGACTAGTTTTCTACTAAATGTCCTCAAGAAAGGCTACAACTTCATCTTCACG GACACGGATGTGCTATGGCTAAGGAATCCACTCACAAGACTAAGCATGAACGAAACCCTGGACTTGCAAATAAGCACAGATTCTTTCAATGGCAATTCATCCTCGGAACTCAACAACATCAACACAGGATTTTACTACGTACGATCGAACAACCGGACCATATCGTTGTTCGAAATATGGTACGACATGAGGAAGAACTCGACTGGGATGAAAGAACAAGATGTTTTGGAGCAATTAGTGCTTCATGGCGTTCTCGATCAATTAGGTGTCATGCCAAGATTTCTTGATACATTATACTTCAGTGGATTCTGCAGTGATAGTAAAGATGTTACTGTGGTCATTACGGTTCATGCCAATTGTTGTCGCACCATCGGAGCGAAGCTGGTCGATCTGAAGACCGTTCTTAGAGACTGGAAAGGGTTCAAGAACAATGAGAATAGTAATAATAGTTCTAATTTTCAATGGACGGATCATTCCTCATGTGTAAATTCATGGAAGTGA
- the LOC142544147 gene encoding uncharacterized protein LOC142544147 gives MYQLPSDADAAFMGSLGWSDLLRRTCNSVTEGMMYVGELAERAHAARSDSCQELREVQALREQLQATIDEMKVSHAKELSESQAQLSESQAQLSESQIHCGELSKQKQESQRLIEDQAKEIKKLKKELKNSQAELKDAKARHVAEASSFKEEFLKSEEFVEICGPKAFHYLGVGFDGAVGLFHAQGYPPPGAPTDFIDFEGFISSLPPDS, from the exons ATGTATCAGCTTCCTTCCGACGCCGATGCAGCGTTCATGGGTTCACTGGGGTGGTCAGACCTCCTCCGCCGGACATGCAACAGTGTCACCGAG GGCATGATGTACGTCGGGGAGTTGGCTGAGCGCGCTCACGCCGCTCGATCTGACTCTTGTCAAGAATTACGCGAGGTTCAGGCTCTCCGCGAACAGCTCCAGGCTACTATTGATGAGATGAAAGTGTCGCATGCCAAGGAGCTTTCGGAGTCCCAAGCTCAATTGTCGGAGTCCCAAGCTCAATTGTCGGAGTCCCAGATCCATTGCGGCGAGCTCTCAAAACAGAAGCAGGAGTCTCAGCGGCTGATAGAGGATCAAGCTAAAGAGATCAAGAAGCTGAAAAAAGAATTAAAGAACTCACAGGCTGAGCTTAAAGACGCCAAGGCACGACATGTTGCAGAAGCCTCCTCCTTCAAAGAGGAATTTCTCAAATCCGAAGAATTTGTCGAGATCTGTGGCCCGAAAGCTTTTCACTACCTGGGGGTGGGTTTCGATGGTGCAGTCGGCCTTTTCCATGCTCAGGGCTATCCTCCGCCAGGCGCCCCTACTGACTTTATCGACTTCGAGGGCTTCATATCGAGTCTCCCCCCAGATTCCTAG